One genomic segment of Nocardioides cavernaquae includes these proteins:
- a CDS encoding cyclic nucleotide-binding domain-containing protein — translation MSPDQVVQSLARLNTFCDASETELRTIAEAGSIVTVPQGWSLIWEKTGADKAYVVLAGDLDVRRGKEVVGHLTAGDVVGEVAIVRRRLRTATVVAATPLEVLHFTREAVERLYAEVPAFRASLDRAVIEHA, via the coding sequence ATGAGCCCGGACCAGGTGGTCCAGAGCCTCGCTCGCCTGAACACGTTCTGCGACGCCAGCGAGACCGAGCTACGCACGATCGCCGAGGCCGGAAGCATCGTGACGGTGCCGCAGGGCTGGTCGCTGATCTGGGAGAAGACGGGCGCCGACAAGGCCTACGTCGTCCTCGCCGGGGACCTCGACGTACGCCGTGGCAAGGAGGTCGTCGGGCACCTCACCGCTGGCGACGTCGTCGGTGAGGTCGCGATCGTCCGCCGCCGCCTGCGCACCGCAACGGTCGTCGCCGCCACGCCCCTCGAGGTCCTGCACTTCACCCGCGAGGCCGTCGAGCGCCTGTACGCCGAGGTGCCTGCCTTCCGCGCCAGCCTCGACCGTGCCGTCATCGAGCACGCCTGA
- a CDS encoding DUF6104 family protein has protein sequence MYFTDRGLEELEKRRGDEEVTLAWVADRMQEFVDTFPEFEIPIERFATWLARLDDPDD, from the coding sequence ATGTACTTCACCGATCGCGGGCTCGAAGAGCTCGAGAAGCGCAGGGGTGACGAGGAAGTCACCCTTGCGTGGGTCGCTGACCGCATGCAGGAGTTCGTGGACACGTTCCCCGAGTTCGAGATCCCGATAGAGCGCTTCGCCACCTGGCTGGCGCGTCTCGACGATCCCGACGACTGA